A portion of the bacterium genome contains these proteins:
- the truB gene encoding tRNA pseudouridine(55) synthase TruB, with protein sequence MTAGKFFNTDELRLFFDEGKVLLIDKPAGWTSFDVVNKIRFACKAKRVGHAGTLDPFATGLLILCTGKATKTIDTFSDLDKVYEAEFVLGKTTDTLDIEGRITSEAPVPDLNKAVLQEICNKSIGEIEQIPPQFAAIKINGVPAYKMARKGKTVDIKPRRITIHAYHVLSYKENILRVMIECSKGTYIRALARDLGNELGCGAFVKSLRRLSIGAYSVENSSDVLNMAERIKQALATSADKS encoded by the coding sequence CTGACGGCGGGAAAATTTTTCAACACCGACGAACTTCGTCTTTTTTTTGACGAAGGAAAAGTTCTACTTATTGACAAACCGGCCGGTTGGACATCCTTTGATGTAGTTAACAAAATTCGTTTTGCCTGCAAAGCCAAGCGGGTAGGTCATGCAGGGACGTTGGATCCTTTTGCTACCGGTTTACTCATTTTGTGCACCGGCAAAGCAACGAAAACAATAGATACATTTTCCGATTTGGATAAAGTGTACGAAGCCGAATTTGTTTTGGGTAAAACTACCGATACATTGGATATTGAAGGACGTATCACGAGTGAAGCGCCGGTGCCGGATTTGAACAAAGCGGTTTTGCAGGAAATTTGCAATAAAAGTATCGGCGAAATAGAACAAATCCCTCCTCAGTTTGCAGCCATCAAGATCAATGGTGTGCCTGCATACAAAATGGCTCGTAAAGGAAAAACTGTAGATATCAAACCGCGCCGGATAACTATACATGCATACCACGTTTTATCTTACAAAGAAAACATATTGCGGGTGATGATAGAGTGTTCCAAAGGGACTTATATCCGTGCATTGGCACGAGACTTGGGAAACGAATTAGGGTGCGGAGCCTTTGTCAAATCGCTGCGTCGCTTATCCATTGGGGCATATTCCGTAGAAAATAGTTCGGATGTGCTGAATATGGCTGAGCGTATAAAACAAGCATTAGCGACATCCGCCGATAAATCATAA
- a CDS encoding DUF503 domain-containing protein, producing MDLFIHASASLKEKRFVVKSIKEGVRHKFNVSIAETGHLDKWQRAELGVSMVANEEHLIRNTMDAIIHFIEAKGQCEIVNRELTMY from the coding sequence ATGGATTTATTTATACACGCAAGCGCTTCACTCAAAGAGAAGCGCTTTGTCGTAAAAAGCATAAAAGAAGGCGTTCGACATAAATTTAACGTCAGTATAGCGGAGACCGGCCACTTAGATAAATGGCAACGCGCCGAATTGGGTGTCAGTATGGTCGCCAATGAAGAACATTTAATTCGTAATACGATGGATGCGATCATACATTTTATCGAGGCCAAAGGCCAATGCGAAATCGTAAACCGCGAACTGACCATGTACTAA
- the rbfA gene encoding 30S ribosome-binding factor RbfA, protein MNQRMHRVQELILREIGVIIQTEMHDPRAKLVTVTAVRVSSDMSFAKVYFTAMAPPDEIKAISKALDHAKGFLRSKIAERIEIKHIPELKFYYDDTLANADRLEQIFKQIKGE, encoded by the coding sequence ATGAATCAACGTATGCACCGCGTTCAGGAACTGATATTGCGGGAAATAGGAGTTATCATACAAACGGAAATGCACGATCCGCGAGCCAAATTGGTCACCGTGACGGCCGTCCGTGTATCCAGCGACATGAGTTTTGCGAAAGTATATTTCACCGCGATGGCGCCGCCTGATGAAATCAAAGCCATCAGTAAAGCGCTGGACCATGCCAAAGGTTTTTTGCGCAGCAAAATCGCAGAACGTATCGAAATCAAACACATCCCGGAATTAAAATTTTATTATGATGACACGTTAGCCAATGCCGATCGCTTAGAACAAATATTTAAGCAGATCAAAGGGGAATAA